One Aspergillus oryzae RIB40 DNA, chromosome 2 genomic window carries:
- a CDS encoding SWIB/MDM2 domain-containing protein (SWI/SNF transcription activation complex subunit), which produces MSTAPNLAYTAGPAMPVPMPQHPVPAQYIPAQRNMPHPNDAALRRSRKPTDKNIPDGIEDVVIGEGVQQYKNLRDLEKRLDAAIVRKRLDIQDSISKTVKKYRTMRIWITNTVENQPWQGATGQNGSATNPGSGRYKVRIEGRLLDDDTDPTAPEDSDNEGNETQANGDAMDHDGKDAKKNAPKRSKQRFSHFFKTITVDFDKSSTANPEEVKTVNWTKPQLPANTVTLPPTADFDSLQFSRASQENLNVTVSLVRDETPERYKLSKDLAEVLDVEEETRSGIVLGIWDYIRAMGLQEDEEKRLVRCDHRLRSIFGRDQMFFPQIPESIGHHTSPLDPIKLPYTIRVDEEFHKDPTPTVYDIQVAVEDPLRAKMLALTQNPQYTAGLRQISTLDDQVSLIVQALTHSRAKHSFYTALSKDPATFLRRWVNSQRRDLETILGEATRGGGEDATGPEFRRGGADGAWDSPVALEAVRYMLAKPEAMLR; this is translated from the exons ATGTCTACCGCTCCTAATCTCGCTTACACAGCTGGCCCAGCAATGCCTGTGCCCATGCCACAGCATCCCGTTCCCGCTCAGTATATCCCCGCCCAGCGCAACATGCCACACCCCAACGATGCTGCTCTTCGCCGGAGCCGCAAGCCCACCGACAAGAACATCCCCGACGGCATCGAAGATGTAGTGATCGGGGAAGGCGTACAGCAGTACAAGAACCTGCGCGATTTAGAGAAGAGATTGGACGCCGCCATCGTCCGGAAGAGACTGGACATTCAGGACTCGATCAGCAAGACCGTCAAGAAGTACCGGACGATGCGCATTTGGATTACAAACACAGTCGAGAATCAACCGTGGCAGGGCGCGACTGGCCAGAACGGGTCAGCGACTAACCCCGGCTCGGGACGTTATAAGGTGCGCATAGAGGGACGACTGCTGGATGATGACACCGATCCTACGGCCCCTGAGGACAGCGACAACGAGGGCAACGAGACGCAGGCGAATGGAGATGCCATGGATCATGACGGGAAGGATGCTAAGAAGAACGCCCCGAAGCGGTCGAAGCAGCGCTTTTCACACTTTTTCAAAACGATCACGGTCGACTTCGACAAGTCTTCAACCGCGAACCCGGAGGAGGTTAAGACTGTTAACTGGACCAAGCCACAGCTTCCGGCTAATACTGTAACATTGCCCCCGACTGCCGATTTTGATTCTCTGCAGTTTTCTAGAGCTTCACAGGAGAACTTGAATGTTACCGTGAGCCTTGTCAGAGATGAGACTCCCGAGCGGTATAAGCTGAGCAAGGATCTGGCCGAGGTGCTCGACGTCGAGGAGGAAACGCGCAGCGGAATTGTGCTTGGGATTTGGGATTATATTCGCGCAATGGGTTtacaagaagatgaagagaagcgTTTGGTCCGCTGTGATCATCGTTTGCGATCT ATCTTCGGCCGAGACCAGATGTTCTTCCCACAGATTCCAGAGAGCAtcggccaccacaccagtCCTCTTGACCCGATCAAGCTTCCATACACCATCCGTGTCGATGAAGAATTCCACAAAGACCCCACTCCCACCGTCTACGACATTCAAGTGGCCGTGGAAGACCCGCTCCGCGCTAAGATGCTCGCTCTGACCCAGAACCCACAGTACACCGCCGGGCTGCGACAGATCTCTACTTTGGACGACCAGGTCTCGCTTATCGTCCAGGCACTGACACACTCGCGTGCCAAACACTCCTTCTACACGGCGTTGAGCAAAGACCCTGCCACGTTCCTCCGTCGCTGGGTCAACTCCCAGCGCAGGGACCTCGAGACCATCCTCGGCGAGGCAACGCGCGGTGGCGGCGAAGATGCCACTGGCCCAGAGTTCCGTCGCGGAGGCGCCGATGGCGCTTGGGACTCTCCGGTGGCCCTCGAAGCGGTGCGGTACATGCTCGCGAAGCCAGAGGCCATGCTGCGGTGA
- a CDS encoding proteasome regulatory particle lid subunit RPN6 (26S proteasome regulatory complex, subunit RPN6/PSMD11): MAPSSTTAQRIEEARALAKKDASKAETIYKDILSKGPGSTEASSRDYESALVGLGELYRDEKKPNEIAELIKTSRDSFSSFAKAKTAKLVRQLLDLFSEIPNTLDIQTAVIKSCIDWAIVERRSFLRQNLQTRLVAIYMQKQAYYDALNLINSLLRELKRLDDKLMLVEVQLLESRVYHALGNQAKGRAALTASRTSAASVYTPPNLQAGLDMQSGMLHAEDKDFTTAFSYFIEALEGYSSLDESDKATAALQYMLLCKIMLNLGDDVTTLLGSKQAQKYASPRLEAMKAVARAHANRSLEEYEKALSDYRFELGRDVFIRNHLRRLYDAMLEQNLIKVIEPFSRVELDHIAKMVGLDTPQVERKLSQMILDKVIIGVLDQGSGCLIVFDETERDQAYDAALETIEKLSNVVEELYTNQASQLE, from the exons ATGGCGCCCTCCTCGACAACCGCCCAGCGGATAGAGGAAGCTCGGGCTCTCGCGAAGAAAGACGCTTCCAAGGCCGAGACCATCTACAAGGATATCCTTTCTAAAGGACCAGGATCGACGGAAGCTTCGTCGCGTGATTATGAAAGTGCCTTGGTCGGATTGGGAGAGCTTTATCGggatgagaagaagccgaacgAGATCGCTGAGCTCATTAAGACTAGCCGAGactcattctcatcattcgCGAAAGCTAAGACAGCAAAGCTTG TCCGCCAGTTACTGGACCTGTTCAGTGAGATCCCTAATACACTCGATATTCAAACCGCCGTCATCAAATCCTGCATCGACTGGGCTATCGTAGAGCGGAGATCCTTCCTTCGACAGAACCTTCAGACCCGTCTTGTGGCTATTTACATGCAGAAGCAAGCCTACTATGACGCCCTTAACCTGATCAACTCCCTCCTACGCGAGCTGAAGCGATTGGATGATAAACTTATGCTGGTTGAGGTTCAGCTGCTAGAGTCTCGGGTGTATCATGCTTTGGGCAACCAGGCTAAGGGCCGCGCGGCCTTGACAGCTTCTCGCACATCGGCCGCCTCCGTCTATACCCCTCCGAATCTGCAAGCCGGCTTGGATATGCAAAGCGGTATGCTGCACGCGGAGGACAAGGACTTTACCACCGCTTTCTCTTATTTTATTGAAGCTTTGGAAGGATACAGCTCGCTCGACGAGAGCGACAAGGCCACAGCAGCTCTGCAATACATGCTGCTTTGTAAGATTATGCTGAACCTGGGGGATGATGTGACGACTTTGCTCGGCTCCAAGCAGGCCCAGAAATATGCTAGCCCCCGTCTCGAGGCTATGAAGGCTGTCGCACGCGCTCACGCCAATCGATCccttgaagaatatgaaaagGCTCTCTCGGACTACCGGTTCGAGCTGGGCAGAGATGTATTTATTCGGAACCACCTTCGCCGACTTTATGATGCCATGTTGGAGCAGAACCTAATTAAGGTCATTGAGCCCTTCAGCCGGGTTGAGCTGGACCATATTGCCAAGATGGTAGGGCTCGACACCCCGCAGGTGGAGCGGAAGCTGTCGCAGATGATCCTGGATAAGGTGATCATCGGTGTGTTAGATCAGGGCTCTGGGTGCTTGATTGTATTCGACGAGACAGAGCGCGATCAGGCATATGACGCTGCTCTGGAAACTATCGAGAAGTTGAGCAACGTGGTGGAAGAGTTGTACACTAATCAGGCATCCCAGCTGGAGTAA
- a CDS encoding rRNA-processing protein SOF1 (Sof1-like rRNA processing protein (contains WD40 repeats)): MKIKAISRSTASQQAPGSAVVRQPRNLDPAQHPFERAREYTRALNATKLERLFAAPFLAQIGDGHVDGVYSMAKDPGSLERFASGSGDGVVKVWDLTTQGEVWNTDAHENIVKDVCWTPDRKLLSCAADKTVKLFDPYNSSSDAPPLATYLGQGAFTSLSHHRHLPSFAASSSSQIQIYDLSRPSSTASQTLNWPTSIDTITSIAFNQTETSILASTGIDRSIIMYDLRTSSPLHKLVLRLASNAITWNPMEAFNFAVANEDHNAYIFDMRKMDRALNVLKDHVAAVMDVEFSPTGEELVTASYDRTIRVWNRAEGHSRDIYHTKRMQRVFSVKFTPDNKYILSGSDDGNIRLWRANASDRSGIKSARQRAKLEYDQALIQRYSHMPQIRRIKRQRHVPKPIKKAGEIKREELNAIKRRQENIRKHTRKDKLKPRESERQKMILTSEQ; encoded by the exons ATG AAAATTAAAGCTATTTCTCGCTCTACTGCCTCGCAGCAGGCTCCGGGATCAGCTGTCGTTCGACAGCCCCGAAACCTTGACCCGGCGCAACATCCATTCGAACGTGCTCGAGAATATACCCGAGCTCTCAATGCCACCAAGCTTGAACGTCTTTTCGCTGCGCCTTTCTTAGCTCAGATTGGTGATGGCCACGTGGACGGTGTCTATTCCATGGCCAAAGACCCAGGCTCGTTGGAACGTTTCGCCAGTGGCAGTGGTGATGGAGTGGTCAAGGTCTGGGATTTGACGACCCAGGGCGAGGTCTGGAACACAGACGCCCATGAGAATATTGTCAAGGATGTGTGCTGGACACCCGATCGGAAGTTGCTTTCTTGCGCGGCCGACAAGACCGTCAAGTTGTTCGATCCGTACAACTCGTCGTCCGATGCTCCACCTCTCGCAACTTATCTGGGCCAGGGTGCCTTCACCAGTCTGTCCCACCATAGAcatcttccttcctttgcTGCGTCATCGTCGTCTCAGATCCAAATCTACGATCtctctcggccttcttctaCGGCCTCCCAGACCCTCAACTGGCCCACCAGTATCGACACCATCACATCGATTGCCTTCAACCAGACAGAGACTTCGATCTTGGCATCTACTGGTATCGACCGCTCTATCATTATGTATGACCTGCGAACTTCGTCCCCGCTCCACAAGCTTGTCCTGCGACTCGCGTCGAACGCCATCACGTGGAACCCCATGGAGGCATTCAACTTCGCGGTTGCCAACGAAGATCACAACGCCTACATATTTGAcatgaggaagatggaccGCGCATTGAACGTGTTGAAGGACCATGTGGCAGCGGTCATGGATGTTGAATTCAGCCCGACGGGTGAAGAGTTGGTGACGGCTTCCTACGACAGGACGATCCGTGTGTGGAACAGAGCCGAAGGTCACTCGCGTGATATTTACCACACAAAGAGAATGCAACG GGTCTTCTCCGTCAAGTTCACGCCCGACAACAAATATATTCTGTCCGGGTCGGACGACGGCAACATTCGACTCTGGCGTGCCAATGCCTCCGATCGCAGCGGTATCAAGAGCGCCCGTCAACGAGCCAAGCTGGAGTACGACCAGGCTCTGATTCAAAGATACTCACACATGCCCCAGATCAGAAGAATCAAGCGCCAGCGTCACGTGCCAAAGCCTATCAAGAAGGCCGGCGAGATCAAGAGAGAGGAACTCAATGCGATCAAGAGACGCCAGGAGAACATCCGGAAGCACACCAGGAAGGACAAATTGAAGCCAAGAGAGAGCgagcgccagaagatgatCCTGACCTCGGAGCAGTAG
- a CDS encoding SDR family oxidoreductase (hydroxysteroid 17-beta dehydrogenase 11), whose translation MPPNPSPSQPKRILTTASSPRTTTTPTQAPKWYSALTLDLVLSVLRRTILHPWPAWILVLSLRAQVTPTTDLAFVLATGYAVLVTVVAMAGVVNARVAYGLPRTVELGEEVVVITGGASGLGLLIAEIYAMRGVGVAVLDLKDEREVEVCEGVVYYTCDVGRREMLEGVLKRIEEELGTPTVLINCAAARINGQPLLSLSAEAFQKTIQTNLFAVFHTCQTFLPRMLAAPNGGTIVNVSSVLGQLCPAGLADYSTSKAGLSALHRTLEAELRASGDDEKVKMILVEPGQVATPLFASVKTPNKFFAPVLEPVHVAQEIVSAIEEGRGGVIRLPAYATMVNWYAVLPAGLQRIARFLSGVDHAVAQTSSQKSYDEPKAAKTE comes from the exons ATGCCCCCAAACCCGTCCCCCTCCCAACCCAAACGCATCCTCACGACCGCCTCCTCTCCgcgcaccaccaccaccccaacaCAAGCCCCGAAATGGTACTCCGCACTGACCCTCGACCTCGTCCTCAGCGTCCTACGTCGCACAATCCTGCACCCCTGGCCGGCCTGGATTCTGGTGCTCAGTCTGCGCGCCCAGGTGACACCGACTACTGATCTGGCGTTTGTTCTCGCGACCGGGTATGCGGTTTTGGTGACGGTGGTTGCGATGGCGGGGGTGGTGAATGCGCGGGTTGCGTATGGGTTGCCGAGGACGGTGGAGTtgggggaggaggtggtTGTTATTACGGGGGGTGCGAgtgggttggggttgttgatTGCGGAGATTTATGCGATGAGGGGGGTTGGGGTTGCGGTGTTGGATTTGAAGGATgagagggaggtggaggttTGTGAGGGGGTGGTGTATTATACTTGTGATGTtgggaggagggagatgttGGAGGGTGTCCTGAAAAGgattgaggaggag TTGGGTACCCCTACAGTCCTGATTAACTGTGCTGCGGCGCGCATCAACGGTCAACCGCTTTTGTCGCTCTCCGCCGAGGCGTTCCAGAAAACTATCCAGACCAACTTGTTCGCGGTGTTCCATACTTGCCAGACGTTCCTGCCTCGCATGCTGGCTGCCCCGAATGGCGGTACGATCGTGAATGTCAGTTCGGTCTTGGGTCAATTGTGTCCGGCGGGTCTGGCGGATTACTCAACCAGCAAGGCCGGCCTGAGCGCGCTCCATCGGACGTTAGAGGCGGAGCTTCGTGCATCgggagatgatgagaaggtgAAAATGATCTTAGTTGAACCGGGGCAGGTGGCGACACCCCTATTTGCATCGGTCAAGACACCAAACAAGTTCTTTGCCCCCGTTCTCGAACCGGTCCATGTTGCTCAGGAAATCGTTTCTGCGatagaggaaggaagagggggtGTCATCCGACTGCCCGCATACGCCACGATGGTGAACTGGTATGCGGTGTTGCCTGCAGGCCTACAGCGTATTGCTCGGTTCTTGAGCGGAGTCGACCATGCCGTAGCGCAAACGTCAAGCCAGAAATCGTATGATGAACCCAAGGCAGCGAAAACGGAATGA
- a CDS encoding uncharacterized protein (predicted protein) produces the protein MPCVILPFNITTTQKFEEMPHTLPYNRSRQRSCVACAGGKRRCDRQTPQCSRCLARGLECIYIRGLRQQQRPQSPRSLPIEPSSSPSLTDILAPFPPDDFTLFDNAELIASWLTPSPSLLAVPTLLPAGDFPETSVIDRWSTKQLLQSIKSYPRMFARSRRTSFIHHRLYDVYLPEAIQDAFTVSASYYTKTAATEDTILRIVEAKTATLIRQNHQENTLEELLAAVQALLIFHIIQLFDGDVRQRSIAERNMDTLRAWTMQLQVRAGELGPTPTWQEWILAESIRRTIIISILIEVGHCTIVRALSVLPFTSGAALWNLTTDASWLAQSHRLGSDTVLYGDFARAFENGRVLGKLDEFEKTLLAPCMGERYREMLTLEDQWCG, from the exons ATGCCATGCGTCATCCTTCCTTTCAACATCACAACGACCCAAAAGTTCGAAGAGATGCCCCACACATTACCTTATAATCGCTCTCGACAGAGGTCATGCGTCGCATGTGCTGGAGGGAAGCGGCGCTGCGACCGCCAAACTCCGCAGTGCTCACGGTGTCTTGCCCGCGGGCTGGAATGTATCTACATCAGAGGACTGCGCCAACAGCAAAGACCACAGTCTCCCAGATCTCTCCCGATCgagccatcatcatcaccctcacTGACTGATATTCTTGCACCCTTTCCGCCAGATGATTTCACTTTATTTGATAATGCGGAATTAATCGCCTCGTGGCTTACCCCTAGCCCTTCCTTACTCGCCGTCCCAACATTGCTCCCAGCTGGCGATTTCCCAGAGACCTCTGTTATCGACAGGTGGTCAACAAAGCAGCTTCTGCAGAGCATCAAGAGCTATCCGCGGATGTTTGCTCGCTCCCGGAGAacttcattcattcatcaTCGCTTATACGACGTATACCTCCCAGAAGCGATTCAAGATGCCTTCACCGTGTCCGCTTCCTACTATACTAAGACAGCAGCGACCGAAGATACGATATTACGTATCGTGGAAGCCAAAACCGCAACTCTCATAAGACAGAATCACCAAGAAAACACCCTCGAAGAGCTTCTCGCGGCAGTACAGGCCTTACTGATATTCCACATCATCCAGCTTTTTGACGGTGACGTCCGACAACGCTCAATAGCGGAACGGAATATGGACACCTTACGAGCCTGGACCATGCAGTTACAAGTTCGTGCCGGCGAACTAGGCCCCACGCCAACATGGCAAGAATGGATCCTCGCAGAGAGTATTCGGAGAACTATCATCATTTCTATACTCATCGAAG TGGGGCATTGTACGATTGTTCGGGCATTGAGTGTACTGCCCTTCACATCCGGGGCTGCTCTGTGGAATCTGACTACGGATGCTTCGTGGCTCGCTCAGTCGCATCGTTTGGGCTCGGACACAGTACTTTATGGAGACTTTGCAAGAGCCTTTGAGAACGGGCGAGTCTTGGGGAAGTTGGACGAATTTGAAAAAACACTGCTTGCCCCTTGTATGGGTGAGAGGTATAGAGAAATGTTGACGCTGGAGGATCAATGGTGTGGCTAG
- a CDS encoding uncharacterized protein (predicted protein), translated as MAITELIFPQIKTDPDSLREIEQDWPIISKRLTHPNPGLLNAYRGFLLTENGVDVRNAHREFLLFEWDKAEDFQAFIKSDQFGNFAASIKHLVNGPPTLQLFETNISPREAASASVVEIIRLSISNPENAETSTQAWARISRFLSGKKASVTYGTSSNLENEVVGGIIGWHSPETRSQVIQEAEYIEAFNSLQSLGDVNQITVDVAAMELPSL; from the exons ATGGCCATCACTGAACTCATTTTCCCCCAGATCAAGACTGACCCAGATTCGCTCAGAGAAATCGAGCAAGACTGGCCGATAATCAGCAAAAGATTGACCCACCCTAACCCCGGCTTGCTTAATGCCTATCGCGGCTTTCTCCTCACCGAGAATGGGGTAGATGTGAGAAACGCTCACAGAGAGTTTCTTCTATTCG AGTGGGATAAAGCGGAAGATTTCCAGGCCTTCATTAAGTCCGACCAATTTGGCAACTTTGCTGCTTCAATCAAGCATCTGGTGAATGGGCCGCCGACGCTACAACTCTTCGAAACCAACATCAGCCCGAGAGAGGCAGCTTCGGCCTCAGTTGTTGAGATCATTCGGTTGAGTATCTCTAACCCTGAGAACGCCGAGACATCAACACAAGCATGGGCACGGATCTCTCGCTTTCTTAGTGGGAAGAAAGCTTCCGTCACGTATGGCACAAGCTCCAATCTTGAGAACGAGGTTGTTGGCGGTATCATAGGATGGCATAGCCCAGAG ACTCGATCCCAGGTTATCCAAGAGGCCGAGTATATAGAAGCGTTCAACTCGCTCCAGTCCCTGGGAGACGTCAACCAAATTACCGTTGATGTTGCTGCAATGGAACTACCATCCCTTTGA
- a CDS encoding uncharacterized protein (predicted protein): protein MEPGPSQSQKGKGPWQPDQGPSKSQMLEETFDASEQPEQGPPQPQTPRGFWQPDQEPSQSRMPKETLFSHEQLEQEPPQPEVPTGALDIIHQMSAWLRAERWNMSLSERNQSMPPALRATQNIDRLCTRCAAFDWKTIWKQMHRGKLNWPTKQHRPLSTMYNHLRWQEYHLSVDETSCAEWQSRTQPAPRRWSLEQLDAATSVSHHMESEKGVLLIEVQGCEPAKLLVSFAQRTEEPLLPTVRSDGRTSGFARHWMQICDESHLFCKRTGSILPTRVIQLQIIHEELKARLLVTNGEEARYAALSHRWSCSTSLTVTTHNLERLKKGIDFAELSHTFREALEIAAGIGLQYIWIDALCILQDDDHDWARESAKMGDVYRHAAITINAFASADGMGQCTTAYPPTNLVDYACRIGGEVYVHEEDGGFADVYELEGVTQTRGWVFQEEQLSPRRLYCGQHHLVWKCAEMWARNDRPCGFSGEVFDKPFMSTYPCSNWKFAYRQWRRMVQSYTRHNLTYAAKDKLPAISGLAAVFEQGFPGHHVGDYLGGIWRGDIYRGLLWYRDGNAIDRDRRIEGPSWSWASWDGPINFVFEDDDASWPARMTWQPQRKYPCKVRKASTILTDPENKYGRLSSGRMVVKGKVLMNAGRLGEQSENTRPTDPEIHLDHDETFPEDSVLLPITQRSGLLLRMDPRTANDAMRVFRRIGLCIRPERHEDFNWMRGARWETQELALE from the exons ATGGAACCCGGACCTTCACAGTCTCAGAAGGGCAAGGGTCCTTGGCAGCCAGATCAAGGGCCTTCAAAATCTCAAATGCTCGAAGAAACATTTGACGCTTCTGAGCAGCCAGAGCAAGGACCACCACAGCCTCAGACGCCCAGAGGCTTTTGGCAGCCTGACCAAGAGCCTTCACAGTCACGAATGCCCAAAGAAACACTGTTCTCTCACGAGCAGCTGGAGCAAGAACCTCCACAGCCTGAAGTGCCCACAGGAGCACTCGACATTATCCACCAGATGTCCGCATGGCTACGCGCCGAGAGATGGAACATGTCACTATCTGAAAGGAACCAAAGCATGCCGCCTGCTCTCAGAGCAACTCAAAACATTGATCGACTCTGCACAAGATGCGCCGCCTTTGACTGGAAAACTATCTGGAAGCAAATGCACCGCGGGAAACTCAATTGGCCAACGAAACAACATCGTCCACTCAGTACAATGTACAACCATCTCAG GTGGCAAGAATATCATCTGAGCGTCGACGAGACGAGCTGCGCCGAATGGCAAAGCAGAACCCAGCCCGCgccaaggagatggagcCTTGAGCAGTTAGATGCAGCCACCAGCGTATCACACCATATGGAATCTGAAAAAGGGGTGCTTTTGATCGAAGTCCAGGGCTGCGAACCTGCTAAGCTTTTGGTCTCATTTGCGCAACGCACGGAGGAACCTCTTTTACCCACTGTTCGCTCCGACGGGCGTACGAGTGGCTTCGCCAGGCATTGGATGCAGATATGTGATGAATCCCACCTGTTCTGCAAGCGGACTGGTTCCATACTCCCAACCAGGGTCATCCAACTCCAAATCATACACGAAGAGTTGAAAGCCAGGCTACTCGTTACCAACGGTGAAGAGGCCCGATACGCTGCTCTCAGTCATCGCTGGTCTTGTTCAACCTCATTAACAGTCACCACACATAACTTGGAACGTCTAAAGAAGGGGATTGATTTTGCCGAGTTATCACACACCTTTCGCGAAGCACTTGAAATCGCCGCCGGGATTGGACTCCAGTACATCTGGATTGACGCCCTTTGTATCCTCCAGGATGACGACCACGACTGGGCCAGGGAATCTGCCAAGATGGGCGATGTTTACCGGCACGCCGCCATCACTATCAATGCCTTTGCGTCAGCAGATGGCATGGGACAATGCACCACGGCGTATCCCCCTACTAATCTGGTGGATTATGCATGCAGGATCGGGGGAGAAGTGTATGTCCATGAGGAGGACGGTGGATTCGCTGATGTCTACGAGCTCGAGGGCGTTACTCAGACACGGGGATGGGTTTTCCAAGAGGAGCAACTTTCCCCACGACGTCTGTACTGCGGACAACACCATCTTGTCTGGAAGTGTGCGGAAATGTGGGCGAGAAACGACCGGCCATGTGGATTCTCCGGGGAGGTATTTGATAAACCCTTTATGTCCACCTACCCATGTTCGAATTGGAAGTTCGCGTACCGCCAATGGCGTCGGATGGTACAAAGCTATACCAGGCACAACCTGACATACGCTGCCAAGGACAAGCTTCCAGCCATATCTGGTTTGGCCGCGGTCTTTGAACAAGGGTTCCCAGGCCATCATGTTGGAGATTACCTCGGCGGAATCTGGAGAGGCGACATATACCGTGGCCTCCTCTGGTACCGTGACGGTAACGCTATCGACCGAGATCGACGCATTGAGGGGCCATCCTGGTCCTGGGCCTCGTGGGACGGTCCGATTAATTTTGtgtttgaagatgacgatgctAGTTGGCCGGCAAGGATGACATGGCAACCTCAAAGGAAATACCCATGCAAGGTGCGAAAGGCATCGACGATATTGACAGATCCAGAAAACAAGTATGGGCGACTCTCATCGGGCAGAATGGTCGTCAAAGGCAAGGTGCTCATGAACGCGGGGAGGTTAGGCGAACAATCCGAAAACACAAGGCCAACGGATCCAGAGATACACCTTGACCATGATGAGACCTTCCCAGAGGATAGCGTTCTACTCCCCATCACGCAGCGATCAGGGCTACTTCTGAGGATGGATCCAAGGACCGCCAATGATGCTATGCGGGTCTTTCGGCGGATCGGATTGTGTATACGCCCGGAAAGACATGAAGATTTCAACTGGATGCGTGGCGCTCGGTGGGAAACCCAGGAACTGGCTCTGGAATAG
- a CDS encoding putative zinc metallopeptidase (predicted protein) → MSFPETISIEVQAQLQTQVLLFRSTVHRHYLDKMPPPQLSPAIQTISNVRLHSHSPDPTTYDLTFSNEQTLSSIAPHTDTKTSPNTSPPPLALPALTHPHIHLDKAYIHNSTTIHPQTGSFQEALTLTTQAKSTFTEADLHRRSEWLLSESLLNGVTALRAFIEIDATVHHKCLTTAIHLKHSWRNHCHIQLVAFAQDPLFSGPNAQANRDLMHSAFTEHGAHIDVLGTTPYVESDLESAKKNIQWAITTAWQLDKHLDFHLDYHLDPTKGALVWYVLQCLRDVGWVKARTRKRVMLGHCTRFTLFGSDEWERLKLEIGDGEHALRVSFVGLPSSDLYMAAPPCALPPSSSCDSGSGSGCDVKEGGVGDRVRGTIRVPELIRRYGLDVVLGVNNVGNAFTPWGSVDPVALACLGVGVYQAGTVKDAELLYECVSTRARAAIGLEEESENRVCVRAGGRADLLLFFDVDESGCGIVRPRRSVAEVVWDPPSRMARAVVSGGRLVRGRGGLWDEDVFGRQ, encoded by the exons ATGTCTTTTCC CGAAACTATTTCTATAGAAGTACAAGCTCAACTACAGACTCAAGTACTACTGTTTCGATCGACCGTCCACCGACATTACCTAGATAAaatgccaccaccacagcTCTCCCCCGCAATCCAAACCATCTCCAACGTCCGTCTACACTCCCACAGTCCAGATCCAACAACATACGACCTCACGTTCTCCAACGAGCAAACCCTCAGCTCCATAGCCCCTCACACTGATACTAAGACCTCCCCAAACACATCCCCTCCGCCTCTGGCTCTCCCGGCCCTAACCCACCCCCACATCCACCTGGACAAAGCGTACATCCACaactccaccaccatccacccCCAAACCGGCTCTTTCCAAGAAGCCCTGACCTTGACAACCCAAGCCAAATCTACCTTCACCGAGGCCGACCTCCACCGCCGCAGCGAATGGCTCTTATCCGAATCCCTCCTCAACGGCGTCACCGCCCTGCGCGCCTTCATCGAAATCGACGCCACAGTCCACCATAAATGCCTCACCACAGCCATCCACCTCAAACACTCCTGGCGCAACCACTGCCACATCCAACTCGTCGCCTTCGCCCAAGACCCCCTCTTCTCAGGCCCCAACGCCCAAGCCAACCGCGATCTCATGCACTCCGCATTCACAGAACACGGAGCCCACATTGACGTCCTCGGCACGACACCCTACGTCGAATCGGACCTTGAATCAGcaaaaaagaatatccaaTGGGCCATCACCACTGCCTGGCAATTAGACAAACATCTCGACTTTCACCTAGATTACCATCTTGACCCTACCAAGGGCGCCTTGGTCTGGTACGTATTGCAATGTTTACGGGATGTGGGCTGGGTTAAGGCCCGGACGCGGAAGAGGGTTATGCTGGGCCATTGTACCAGGTTCACGCTTTTTGGAAGTGATGAGTGGGAACGGTTGAAATTGGAAATTGGGGATGGGGAGCATGCCCTACGGGTTAGTTTTGTGGGTTTGCCTAGTAGTGATTTGTATATGGCTGCGCCTCCCTGTGcccttcccccttcttcttcgtgTGATTCTGGATCTGGATCTGGTTGTGATGTGAAAGAGGGTGGAGTTGGTGATAGAGTCCGTGGTACAATACGTGTCCCGGAACTGATCAGACGATATGGACTCGACGTTGTTCTCGGGGTGAATAACGTAGGCAATGCCTTCACGCCCTGGGGATCGGTTGATCCGGTGGCGTTGGCTTGTctcggtgttggtgtttATCAAGCTGGGACTGTGAAGGATGCGGAGTTGTTGTATGAGTGTGTTTCTACGCGGGCTAGGGCTGCCATTGGGTTGGAAGAGGAGTCGGAGAATAGGGTATGTGTTCGGGCTGGGGGGAGGGCGGATTTACTGTTGTTttttgatgtggatgagtcGGGTTGTGGAATTGtgaggccgaggaggagtGTTGCGGAGGTGGTTTGGGATCCTCCTAGCAGAATGGCTAGGGCTGTGGTTTCGGGAGGGAGGTTGGTGCGTGGTAGGGGGGGTTTgtgggatgaagatgtttttGG GAGGCAATAA